In the Arachis ipaensis cultivar K30076 chromosome B10, Araip1.1, whole genome shotgun sequence genome, one interval contains:
- the LOC107621792 gene encoding two-component response regulator ARR17-like has product MASTGSSSSSWSSSNWVMENAAAPHVLAVDDNLIDRKLVEKLLRNSSCKVTTAENGPRALEFLGLTDSEQNAMNGRSKVNLVITDYCMPGMTGYELLKKIKESSSMKEVPVVIMSSENIPTRINQCLEEGAQMFMLKPLKQSDVKKLTCQLMN; this is encoded by the exons ATGGCTTCTACTGGTTCATCTTCTTCCTCATGGTCTTCTTCAAATTGGGTCATGGAAAATGCTGCTGCCCCACATGTTCTTGCTGTTGATGATAACCTCATTGATCGCAAGCTCGTTGAGAAGCTCCTTAGGAACTCTTCTTGCAAAG TTACAACTGCAGAAAATGGGCCAAGGGCATTGGAGTTCTTGGGCTTGACCGATAGTGAGCAGAACGCCATGAATGGA AGGTCCAAAGTTAATTTGGTTATCACAGACTATTGCATGCCAGGGATGACAGGCTATGAGCTACTTAAGAAAATCAAG GAATCATCTAGCATGAAGGAGGTTCCGGTAGTGATCATGTCATCGGAGAACATACCAACACGGATTAACCA GTGTTTGGAAGAAGGAGCTCAAATGTTCATGTTAAAGCCCCTCAAACAATCTGATGTGAAAAAACTGACATGTCAGTTAATGAATTAG